One stretch of Rosistilla oblonga DNA includes these proteins:
- a CDS encoding A24 family peptidase, protein MDTNTLIESLMYNWHVWLVAVVMIVAAVIDGMILKVPNWLTYPFIISGWVYAAMASGWNGLGYSLLGTFVGMMLLLVVRAVGGMGAGDVKLLAGLGAWMGASTAWWAFVWTTVVGGIIAVIMIAMSGNWFKHYAMFHQIIQEFVTIRNPEKLAAIARERKPTMKLLPYGIPMAIGSILYFAYAGMFV, encoded by the coding sequence ATGGATACAAATACACTGATCGAATCTCTGATGTACAACTGGCACGTCTGGCTGGTTGCCGTCGTGATGATCGTGGCGGCCGTGATCGACGGGATGATCTTGAAGGTCCCAAATTGGTTGACCTACCCGTTCATCATTTCGGGATGGGTATACGCCGCGATGGCCAGCGGATGGAACGGACTGGGATACAGTCTGTTAGGAACTTTTGTTGGCATGATGCTGTTGTTGGTTGTGCGTGCCGTTGGCGGCATGGGAGCTGGCGACGTGAAGTTGTTGGCTGGCCTGGGCGCCTGGATGGGTGCTTCGACCGCCTGGTGGGCGTTTGTCTGGACGACGGTCGTCGGCGGGATCATCGCCGTGATCATGATCGCGATGAGCGGCAACTGGTTCAAGCACTACGCGATGTTCCATCAGATCATTCAAGAGTTCGTCACGATCCGCAATCCAGAGAAGCTAGCGGCGATCGCGCGAGAGCGAAAACCGACGATGAAGCTGTTGCCATACGGAATTCCGATGGCAATCGGATCAATTTTGTATTTTGCTTACGCAGGGATGTTCGTTTAA
- a CDS encoding Flp family type IVb pilin: MKKFTEKVVNFLKEEDGPTAVEYAVMMALIIVVCLSTVKTIGTKANSQFTKIADNL; the protein is encoded by the coding sequence ATGAAGAAGTTCACCGAAAAAGTAGTTAATTTCTTGAAGGAAGAAGACGGACCAACCGCGGTTGAGTACGCCGTCATGATGGCATTGATCATCGTTGTGTGCTTGAGCACAGTGAAGACGATCGGAACCAAGGCGAACAGCCAGTTCACCAAGATCGCCGACAACCTGTAA